A window from Agrobacterium tumefaciens encodes these proteins:
- a CDS encoding amidohydrolase, whose product MYDEVIAWRRDLHANPELGYELPRTASFVAEKLRAFGCDQITEGVGRSGVVGVIHGRNHSSGRVVGLRADMDALPIHETTGLSYASTTEGRMHACGHDGHTAMLLGAAKALAETRNFDGTAVLIFQPAEEGQAGAKAMCDDGLMTRWGIESVFALHNEPGLDVGRFATRTGPFGAAVASFKITVDGKSAHSASPQAGVDALLPAANILIALQTVIARNVHPLKSGVISFGSFQGGKPGGTFVGSSELRGLARWFEPEVRDAMHRRIIDISEGIAASYGATATVTFRNLYPAVVNHPAETTLAVEVARTVMGEDSVDPDHSQLMGSEDFAFMLEQRPGNIALLGNGATAGLHDSAYDFNDAAIPLGVAYWKTLIEASMPVQNP is encoded by the coding sequence ATGTACGATGAAGTTATCGCTTGGCGTCGTGATCTGCATGCCAATCCGGAACTGGGTTACGAGCTTCCGCGCACCGCATCCTTCGTAGCCGAGAAGCTGCGCGCCTTTGGCTGCGACCAGATTACAGAGGGGGTTGGGAGGAGCGGCGTTGTTGGCGTTATCCACGGCCGGAATCACTCTTCCGGCAGGGTGGTAGGTCTACGCGCCGACATGGATGCGCTCCCCATTCATGAAACGACGGGACTTTCGTACGCCTCTACTACCGAGGGCCGCATGCATGCTTGCGGGCATGACGGCCACACCGCGATGCTGCTCGGTGCTGCAAAGGCGCTCGCAGAAACACGCAACTTCGATGGCACCGCAGTACTGATCTTCCAGCCAGCGGAGGAAGGACAGGCCGGCGCGAAGGCAATGTGCGACGACGGCTTGATGACGCGCTGGGGGATCGAGAGCGTTTTCGCCCTTCACAACGAACCGGGCCTAGACGTTGGTCGTTTTGCCACCCGCACCGGCCCGTTTGGGGCTGCCGTGGCGAGCTTCAAGATAACGGTCGATGGCAAGAGCGCCCATTCTGCCAGCCCTCAGGCTGGAGTTGATGCGCTGCTTCCCGCTGCCAACATCCTAATTGCGCTGCAAACCGTCATTGCGCGCAACGTCCACCCACTCAAAAGCGGCGTCATCTCCTTCGGATCGTTTCAAGGCGGGAAGCCCGGAGGAACGTTTGTCGGGTCGAGCGAACTGCGAGGCTTGGCCCGCTGGTTTGAGCCTGAAGTGAGAGACGCCATGCATCGACGAATTATCGATATTTCGGAGGGAATTGCAGCGTCCTACGGGGCAACTGCGACAGTAACATTCAGAAACTTGTATCCGGCGGTCGTCAACCATCCAGCAGAAACAACGTTGGCTGTGGAGGTTGCTCGTACCGTCATGGGAGAAGATTCAGTCGATCCCGACCACTCGCAGCTCATGGGCTCGGAAGACTTCGCTTTCATGCTCGAGCAGAGGCCCGGAAATATAGCGCTACTTGGTAACGGCGCTACGGCCGGACTGCACGACTCTGCCTACGACTTCAACGATGCGGCAATCCCTCTTGGCGTCGCTTATTGGAAGACATTGATCGAAGCATCAATGCCGGTGCAGAATCCCTGA